The stretch of DNA ATGAGAGCTGACGTAAACATTTCTATCAATGGTGGTAACAGGGTAGAAATGAAAAACATAAACTCCATTAAAGGTGCATACAAAGCATTGAAATTTGAACTTGTAAGACAGAAAAACCTTATGAAAAGAGGAGTTGAAGTTAAACAGGAAACTCGTGCATACCTCGAATCTCAAATGATTACTGTTGGAATGAGATTAAAAGAAGATGCTGATGATTACAGATTCATTACCGACCCTGATTTGCCTCCAATGCAAATTAGCGATGAATTTATCCAAAGAGTTTTAGACACTATGCCTGAAGCACCTCACAATAAGGTAAAAAGATTCGTTGAGGATTATGGCATTGATGAAGAATCCGCAAAAGTTTTAACTTCAGAACTTGATTTGGCTATCGCATATGAAGAAGTTGCAAAAGAAATTGATCCTAAATTTGCAGCCAAATGGATGAGAGATGAACTTAAAAGAGTCTTATCTTACAATAAATTAGATTACGCAGATAGTGGAATCACTGTTGAAAATTTAGTTGAATTATTCAATATGCTTCAAGATAAAGAAATTACAACAAAAGCAGGCCAAAGAATTATTGAACAAATGCCAAACAACGATAAATCACCTAAAGCTATTGCAGAAGAATTAGGATTGCTTGGTGTTGTTAAAGATGATGAAGTATTGGCTGCTGTTAAACAAGCTATTGAAGAAAATCCAAAAGCTGTAGACGATTATTTAGCTGGTCAAAAAGCTTCCCTTAACTTCTTAGTTGGTCAAGTAATGAGAATAACCCGCGGAAAAGCAGACCCTGGAGAAACCGTAAAATTATTAAAAGAAAATATTGAATGATGGGGGAAACTGAAATGACAGAAAAAAAATCTTTTGTAAAAGATTACATGACAAAAAATGTTATTAATGTTTCTCCAGAAACTCAAACTGAAGATCTTATTGAATTAATGAGAGAAAGTCACCACAACAGTTATCCTGTTGTTGAAAATGACAAGCTTGTTGGAATGGTGACTGCATTCGATATTATAGTTAAAGAATGGGCAGATACCGTTAGAGGCATAATGAGTACAAAACTGGTTGTTGCAAACCAAAATTTATCTATCAATGATGCTTCTAGAGTAATGTTTAGACGAGGAATATCAAGAATGCCTGTTGTTGACGAAAAGGGAAAGCTGGTTGGAATTATTACCAATACTGATATGGTCAGATCCCATATTGAAAGATCAACACCAAATAAAGTCGAATACTTTAAAAGTACATTAGAACAATTATATGGCATTAAAACTACCTTAAGGCATATGAAAGTTGATACACACAAATTACGCCCAACACAAGACAGGGTTTACGCAGACGAACTTGAAGGAAGAACATATGAACTAAAACGAGGATTAGCAGAACCTGCAATTGTTGTCAAGACAGGCGATAGGTGGATTTTAGTTGATGGACACCACAGGGCAGTTGCTTCAGTACAACAAGGTTATGAAACTGTTGATTCATATGTTATCGATTTGGGCCAGGACATCAAATTAGGTATGGAAAAAACAGCAGACAATGCCGGAATTTACAATTTCAGTGATATCGAGATTATCGATTATGATAAACACCCACTAATAGCACTTACAGAAAGCATGCAAGATCAAGCTTCCAAAGGTGATTTCAAATGAATGACGAAATCATTAGGGAAGTTTATTCCGTTTTAGAATCCAGACGTGATAATCCTATTGATTCATACACATCAAACATCATGCAGGATAATGATAAAAAAGCAGAAGACAAGATTCTTGAAAAAATAGCTGAAGAGGCGGGAGAAGTAATTATTGCTTCTAAAAATGATGAAAATTTAGTATATGAATCTGTTGATTTGATTTTCCACACATTGCTAATATTGGCATATAAGGGAGTGGAAATCGATGAAGTTTTCGAAGAGTTCGCAAGAAGGAGAAAATAGCTTCATTAAATTAATTTAATAAATAATCAAAAATTGGTTGGAAAAATGTTTGATACATTCTCAGAAAAAAAGTTTCTATTAAAACAATTGGTTAAAAGGGATTTAACCTCAAAATACAAAGATTCAGTTTTAGGAATACTTTGGAGTTTCTTTAATCCTCTTTTAATCATGCTGGTTTTTACTGCAATTTTTTCCATGTTGTTTGGTCGACAAATTGAGAATTATCCTGTTTACTTCTTATCAGGAAGATTAATTTATGATTTTTATAATGCTGGGACCAAAGGAGCTATGAGGTCTATAAAACGGAACGCAGCATTACTTAAAAAGATTTATGTTCCAAAGCATATGTTCTCAATTAGTGCCATATGCTATGAATTCGTTAATTTTTTAATATCTTTCGTAATCCTATTTGGAGTTATGTTAATTACCGGCGCAAAATTCCATCCTACAATAATATTTGCAATCATACCAATAATGTTTTTAGTTTGCTTAATATTCGGAATAGGATTGATATTGGCTGTTTGCAACACATATTTCTCCGATATAGGTCATTTATACAATGTTTTCACTTTAGTATTGATGTATGCTTCAGCATTATTTTATCCGATGGAAATCGTCCCAGCGCTTGTTCAAAAAATATTTACATTAAATCCTGTTTATTCAGCAATCACCTGCTTTAGGGAATGTGTAGTTTATGGAATAACACCTAACTTAAGCACATTATCCTATTTAGCGGCATTTTCATTAACAGTACTGGGAATTGGAATTCTATTATTTAATATTTATGATAAAAAATTAGCATTAGAGATATAAGGGTAATAATCATGAGTTTAACAGAAAAATTAGGCAATATTCGTGGGAAAAAAGATGTTCCCGAATTAAGTAATGGTGATTCGGATATTGCAATTGAAATTGAAGATTTAGTAATGGAATTCAAGGTTACTAAAGATAAAATTGATACTCTTAAAGAATATGTTATTAGAACCTTAAAAAGAAACAAAAAAGAAAAAAGAAAAATAAGAGTTTTAGACGGAGTTTCTTTTAAGGTGCACAGAGGAGAAAGGGTTGGCCTTCTTGGATTTAATGGTGCTGGGAAAAGTACATTGTTAAGAATTATCTCCGGTATCTATGAGCCTACAGAAGGTAAAGTTACAATAAACGGCAAACTCGCTCCTTTATTAGCAATCAGTGCGGGTTTTGATAAAAATTACACTGGAAAGAATAACATTTACCTGAATGGTGCTTTTTTAAGTATGGAAGAGGACTTCATCGATGAAAAATATGATGAAATCGTTGAATTTTCAGAACTTGGAGAATACATCAATTACCCTGTTAAAAATTATTCAAGAGGTATGTCTGCCAAATTAGGTTTTTCAATAGCTACACTCGTAAAACCGGATATACTGATTATTGATGAAATCTTATCTGTTGGAGATATTAAATTCAGAAAGAAAAGTTCAGATAAAATCTATTCCATGATGGAAGAAGGCGTTACCGTATTGCTAGTTTCACATTCAATAGCACAAGTCAAAAAGATTTGTGATAGGTGTGTATGGCTTGAAAACGGTAAAATCGTAATGGAAGGGCCGACTGAAGAAGTATGTAATGCCTACGTAGAAAGTTCAAAAAAATAATTTAAGGTTTTAATATGGATAAACGATGGATATTGATTATAATAATAATGATTATTGGAATAAGCTGCATGTATTTAATTGTTGATTCGTCAAACACTGTAGGCAGTGCAATTGCAGATGTTAACACTTCTATTGTAACATTGCCGGACGGTTTTTCAAAAGCTGAATCCGATAGTTCAAGCCTTGAATTGGTTAATGAAAATACTAATGAAGATATTTATATAAAAGATTTGGGCAAAGTAAACTCTTCATATGAGCAATTCACCAGCAAACTTAAAAGTTTGAAAGCCAGCGGAGAAATAGAAATAATCAAAAATTCAAGCAACATTACCAAAGACAAGAGTTTATATACCATCTATTATCAAAATGCAAGTGATGAAACTGTAAGTAACAGGTCAATTTCTTATCTATACTCACATAACCACACATTTTACATAAAAATGTCAGGATATGAAAACATTAATGAATTAGATAAAGATTTAACTTTCATTGTAAATACACTAGTGCCTGATTATAAGAAATCACAAGATTAACAAGGGGATGCCTTTTGGAATTTTCAGTGATAATTACAACATACAATTCTGAAAAATGGATAAAAAATACTATTGATTCAATTATTAACCAGGAATTGAATTTTGAAGAAAATGTTGAAATTATAATTGTCGACCATTACAGTAATGACAATACCCGCCAAATTTGCATTGAATACACTAGGAAGTACCCTTATAATTTTAAATTGCTCAGTAATAATGCTGAAAACATTTCTGATGCGAGAAATATCGCCCTTAAATATGTTGAGGGAAAATATGTTAACATATTGATGAGTGAAAGTTCACTATCCAGAAAAACATTAGGATCCATTTCACTTTTTTTTAAAAAAAATCCCCATGTGGATGTTGCATCAGTGCCTATATACTTTGTTAATAAAAAAAATAAAGACCATTGGTCCAATGCTAGATTTGAAAAAAATCAGATTGCAAACCTGATTAAGAATCCTGAGTATTATCAAATTTTTACATCATCTAGCTTTATTAGAAAATCTGCACTGCAAAACATTGAATATCAGAACCTTATATTTTCGGAAAATACTGTTTTTATAAATGAAGTATTGATTAACAACCCTCAAATTGGACTTTGCAATAATGGATACTGCAATTCAGAAATAGACTTGGAAAAAAACATATATCTCGATGATGCCGTATTGACAAAAGAGTACTATTTGGGATTATGCGAAAGAAATTTCAAACGTCTGATTAAAAAGAGTCTAGATAAATTTAACTATGTTCCGAGATTTGTCCAAAATGCAATAATGTACCATCTGGCCATAATGTTAAATGTAGATGATACCAAAAAGATTCTGAATGCGGAAGAAATTCAGACACTAAAATCCGATTTGAATTACGTTTTAAATTTCATTGATGATGATATTATCATAAATTATCCGATTATTGAAGAAACTGTCAAATTGAATGCATTCATATTAAAATATGGAAAATTGGATCCAATATTCCTTACGCTTTTTGATTTAAATACCGTTTATATCGACAATTATGATATAATAAATAATACATTATATGTAATGGCGAATATTGCAAAAATAAACAACCGGGACATTGAAATATTTGTCAATGGTTATCCCCTTCAAAAAACCGTGCTGAACTTCCCTCAAAGAAATAAAACTTATTTCGATTACACATATTATACAGATTATACATTTGAATTTGCGCTACCCCTATTACCTGGTGGAAAATATGAAATTGAATTCAGAGCCGACGGAGAAAAATTAGGCATCGATTTCTCAAGACCATGTAATTTTTCAAAGACAGTCGGTTATGCAAAAACAAGAAAGTATATCAGTATCTTGAAAGATGACAAAATCTTAATTAAAAGGAAAACCAAATTAAACTGGATTAAACAAGAAATAAAATCACTTATTCATATGTTAAAAGAACGTGAACCAGGCTATAAAGTGGGAATACCATTCAGAATAGCCTATATGATTGGATATCCGTTTTTAAAAGATAAACACATATGGCTCTTTATGGACAGGCCAGATTCCGGTGATGATAATGCGTCACATATGTTTAAATATGCAATGGGAAAAGATGATGGCATTGATAAATACTTTATTTTAGAGAAAAACGGGAACGGATATTCTGAAATCAAAAGAATTGGTGAAATATTGCCTTACAAATCTCTTAGACACCGATATTTGGGATTATTTGCAGAACACATCATAACTTCCCATCCTGATAATCAGATTATTTACCCATTTTGGGGAAGTTACCCTCATTTAGCAGGTTTATTGAAATCCAACACAACATTCCTGCAGCATGGGATAATTAAAGATGACATTTCAGGTTGGTTAAATAGGTTCAACATGAATTTATCCTTATTCGTTGTAAGTTCCACCAAAGAACGTGAATCAGTATTCGAAAATCCTTATAACTACCCTAAAGACATCATTAAATTACTTGGGTTGCCTAGATTCGATGGCCTCGAAAACATAGACAATAAAAAACAAATCCTCATTATGCCTTCATGGAGACGATATTTTGACAACAACTCCAAGCAATTCATCGCCAAAACAGAATACTTCCAAAGATTCAATTCATTAATCAACAATGAAAAACTAATCAATACAGCCAAGGAATACGGTTATGAAATAATATTCAGACCACACCCCAATATCTACAAATACATTGACTTGTTCAATAGGAATGATTTCGTTGAAATAGACTTAAAACAGGTTAAATACCAAACCTTATTCAATGAAGGATCATTATTAATAACAGACTATTCATCAGTAGCATTCGATTTTGCATATCTCCACAAACCGGTAATGTATTATCAATATGGTGACGATTATCATTTTGATGTCAAAAACGCTTACTTCAAATATGAAACCATGGGTTTCGGTGAAGTTTGCAGAGATGAAGAGGAATT from Methanobrevibacter sp. YE315 encodes:
- the gatB gene encoding Asp-tRNA(Asn)/Glu-tRNA(Gln) amidotransferase subunit GatB; amino-acid sequence: MMCGLEIHVQLETESKLFCDCPTNYQEAPINSNICPVCLNQPGAKPHPTNEKALENALMISLMLNCEIDQGVTYFMRKHYDYPDLPSGYQRTSVPIGFNGELNGIRIREIHVEEDPGQFKPDRGTVNFNRSGIPLVEIVTEPDIKSPEEARNFLKELIRVIQYSGGGRGEGTMRADVNISINGGNRVEMKNINSIKGAYKALKFELVRQKNLMKRGVEVKQETRAYLESQMITVGMRLKEDADDYRFITDPDLPPMQISDEFIQRVLDTMPEAPHNKVKRFVEDYGIDEESAKVLTSELDLAIAYEEVAKEIDPKFAAKWMRDELKRVLSYNKLDYADSGITVENLVELFNMLQDKEITTKAGQRIIEQMPNNDKSPKAIAEELGLLGVVKDDEVLAAVKQAIEENPKAVDDYLAGQKASLNFLVGQVMRITRGKADPGETVKLLKENIE
- a CDS encoding CBS domain-containing protein, giving the protein MTEKKSFVKDYMTKNVINVSPETQTEDLIELMRESHHNSYPVVENDKLVGMVTAFDIIVKEWADTVRGIMSTKLVVANQNLSINDASRVMFRRGISRMPVVDEKGKLVGIITNTDMVRSHIERSTPNKVEYFKSTLEQLYGIKTTLRHMKVDTHKLRPTQDRVYADELEGRTYELKRGLAEPAIVVKTGDRWILVDGHHRAVASVQQGYETVDSYVIDLGQDIKLGMEKTADNAGIYNFSDIEIIDYDKHPLIALTESMQDQASKGDFK
- the hisE gene encoding phosphoribosyl-ATP diphosphatase, with the protein product MNDEIIREVYSVLESRRDNPIDSYTSNIMQDNDKKAEDKILEKIAEEAGEVIIASKNDENLVYESVDLIFHTLLILAYKGVEIDEVFEEFARRRK
- a CDS encoding ABC transporter permease, whose translation is MFDTFSEKKFLLKQLVKRDLTSKYKDSVLGILWSFFNPLLIMLVFTAIFSMLFGRQIENYPVYFLSGRLIYDFYNAGTKGAMRSIKRNAALLKKIYVPKHMFSISAICYEFVNFLISFVILFGVMLITGAKFHPTIIFAIIPIMFLVCLIFGIGLILAVCNTYFSDIGHLYNVFTLVLMYASALFYPMEIVPALVQKIFTLNPVYSAITCFRECVVYGITPNLSTLSYLAAFSLTVLGIGILLFNIYDKKLALEI
- a CDS encoding ABC transporter ATP-binding protein — protein: MSLTEKLGNIRGKKDVPELSNGDSDIAIEIEDLVMEFKVTKDKIDTLKEYVIRTLKRNKKEKRKIRVLDGVSFKVHRGERVGLLGFNGAGKSTLLRIISGIYEPTEGKVTINGKLAPLLAISAGFDKNYTGKNNIYLNGAFLSMEEDFIDEKYDEIVEFSELGEYINYPVKNYSRGMSAKLGFSIATLVKPDILIIDEILSVGDIKFRKKSSDKIYSMMEEGVTVLLVSHSIAQVKKICDRCVWLENGKIVMEGPTEEVCNAYVESSKK
- a CDS encoding CDP-glycerol glycerophosphotransferase family protein codes for the protein MEFSVIITTYNSEKWIKNTIDSIINQELNFEENVEIIIVDHYSNDNTRQICIEYTRKYPYNFKLLSNNAENISDARNIALKYVEGKYVNILMSESSLSRKTLGSISLFFKKNPHVDVASVPIYFVNKKNKDHWSNARFEKNQIANLIKNPEYYQIFTSSSFIRKSALQNIEYQNLIFSENTVFINEVLINNPQIGLCNNGYCNSEIDLEKNIYLDDAVLTKEYYLGLCERNFKRLIKKSLDKFNYVPRFVQNAIMYHLAIMLNVDDTKKILNAEEIQTLKSDLNYVLNFIDDDIIINYPIIEETVKLNAFILKYGKLDPIFLTLFDLNTVYIDNYDIINNTLYVMANIAKINNRDIEIFVNGYPLQKTVLNFPQRNKTYFDYTYYTDYTFEFALPLLPGGKYEIEFRADGEKLGIDFSRPCNFSKTVGYAKTRKYISILKDDKILIKRKTKLNWIKQEIKSLIHMLKEREPGYKVGIPFRIAYMIGYPFLKDKHIWLFMDRPDSGDDNASHMFKYAMGKDDGIDKYFILEKNGNGYSEIKRIGEILPYKSLRHRYLGLFAEHIITSHPDNQIIYPFWGSYPHLAGLLKSNTTFLQHGIIKDDISGWLNRFNMNLSLFVVSSTKERESVFENPYNYPKDIIKLLGLPRFDGLENIDNKKQILIMPSWRRYFDNNSKQFIAKTEYFQRFNSLINNEKLINTAKEYGYEIIFRPHPNIYKYIDLFNRNDFVEIDLKQVKYQTLFNEGSLLITDYSSVAFDFAYLHKPVMYYQYGDDYHFDVKNAYFKYETMGFGEVCRDEEELVDLIVGYIKNDCKMKDEYSKRVDDFFIYIDKNNCKRVYEAIKEIPLKD